A stretch of Candidatus Paceibacterota bacterium DNA encodes these proteins:
- the priA gene encoding primosomal protein N', translating into MYITKVAPLTRIPRPSSQFLSYFTSHKLEKGSLVKIPLRKKKVEAVVFLQKKVIDLKTEIKKADYSLKPISKIIEKNSVLQKQQIELAKWMTDYYWASFGKILSIFLRNSKNKEIKKINLNKKKYKTEIKILPFGEFPESQIKKAIKKGEVLFLTPEKTKIKFWKEKLKKYKSLNLIIGTRSSIFQPFKALKLIVLSEEGNPNYKAQMEPRYNAKKITEKLAEIWGVKLIILSSFPSVETYYRATSNRLQATDNKKTSKLSVADHKSLVASQVVDMRQVKPWKPLSDELIISMKENIKKKGKTLLFLNRRGTATTLLCQDCGWIQKCENCDVPLTYYLKRDFEKITPELVCHYCDKEYKAPTICKNCKSWNLNILGIGTEKIEEELTKIFGKQKILRMDSETTKTEKEQKKILKSFLKEESSLLLTTSIIFKYFPIKKIPLVAMVSIDSLISQPDFKLEEECARIIDLLYYVSGKKIIIQSFFPESKAVSWIKKNKESFYKKTIQERKNNNYPPFWSLIKISITHKNKKRIKNEAFFLKQKIEDRILKYNLKNFKIIGPAPAFIEKTRGEYHWKLILKLKDVNLKSRNNLLSIIPKNWKVDVDPERII; encoded by the coding sequence ATGTATATTACCAAGGTAGCGCCATTAACAAGGATTCCAAGACCTTCATCTCAATTTCTTTCCTATTTTACATCACACAAACTAGAAAAGGGGTCTTTAGTCAAAATACCTCTTCGCAAAAAAAAAGTGGAAGCGGTTGTTTTCTTGCAGAAAAAAGTTATTGATTTAAAAACAGAGATTAAAAAAGCAGATTACAGTCTAAAGCCGATTTCTAAAATAATAGAAAAAAACTCTGTCTTACAAAAACAACAAATAGAACTTGCAAAATGGATGACAGACTACTATTGGGCATCTTTTGGAAAAATTCTTTCTATATTCTTGAGAAATTCAAAAAATAAAGAAATTAAAAAAATAAATTTAAATAAAAAGAAATATAAAACAGAAATTAAAATATTGCCATTTGGAGAATTTCCGGAAAGTCAAATTAAAAAAGCTATTAAAAAAGGAGAAGTTTTATTTTTAACTCCAGAAAAAACGAAAATAAAATTTTGGAAAGAAAAATTAAAAAAATATAAATCTTTAAATTTAATAATCGGAACGCGATCAAGTATTTTTCAGCCATTTAAAGCCTTGAAACTTATTGTTCTTTCAGAAGAAGGAAATCCAAATTATAAAGCTCAAATGGAGCCGCGATATAACGCTAAAAAGATAACGGAAAAGTTAGCAGAAATCTGGGGAGTAAAATTAATTATCCTATCTTCTTTCCCATCAGTTGAAACATATTACAGAGCAACGAGCAACAGACTACAGGCAACAGATAACAAAAAAACTAGCAAATTGTCAGTTGCGGATCATAAATCATTGGTTGCGAGTCAAGTTGTCGATATGCGCCAAGTAAAACCCTGGAAACCACTTTCTGACGAACTAATCATTTCAATGAAAGAAAACATAAAAAAGAAGGGTAAGACTTTACTTTTTTTGAACCGGCGAGGAACAGCAACAACTCTTTTATGCCAAGACTGCGGATGGATTCAAAAATGTGAAAACTGTGATGTTCCTCTCACTTACTATTTAAAAAGAGATTTTGAAAAAATAACACCAGAGTTAGTATGTCATTATTGTGATAAAGAATATAAAGCGCCAACAATTTGTAAAAACTGTAAAAGCTGGAATTTAAATATTCTTGGCATTGGCACAGAAAAAATAGAAGAAGAACTTACAAAAATTTTTGGGAAACAAAAAATTTTAAGAATGGACAGTGAGACTACAAAGACAGAAAAAGAACAAAAAAAAATATTAAAATCATTTCTAAAAGAAGAATCATCCTTACTCCTTACAACTTCTATAATTTTTAAATATTTTCCAATAAAAAAAATACCACTTGTTGCTATGGTTTCTATAGATTCACTTATTTCTCAACCAGATTTTAAATTAGAAGAAGAATGTGCAAGGATAATAGACTTATTATATTATGTCTCTGGAAAAAAAATTATAATCCAAAGTTTTTTTCCTGAGTCAAAAGCGGTTTCATGGATTAAAAAAAATAAGGAATCTTTTTATAAAAAAACCATACAAGAAAGAAAAAATAACAATTATCCGCCCTTTTGGAGTCTTATTAAAATTTCCATAACTCATAAAAATAAAAAAAGGATAAAAAATGAAGCCTTTTTTTTAAAACAAAAAATTGAAGACAGAATTTTGAAATATAATCTTAAAAATTTCAAAATTATAGGCCCGGCGCCTGCCTTTATAGAGAAAACAAGAGGAGAGTATCATTGGAAGTTAATACTAAAATTAAAAGATGTAAATTTAAAATCAAGAAATAATTTATTAAGTATTATCCCTAAAAACTGGAAAGTAGATGTTGACCCAGAAAGAATAATATAG
- the aspS gene encoding aspartate--tRNA(Asn) ligase produces the protein MKRILIKDTPKLKGKKVKVCGWINSWRDHGKIIFIDLRDRTGILQVVFAGENYKKAKELRPEWVVEIKGMVKERPEKMQNKGLGTGKIEMEAEKLEIISKATKEPLVDLSQEELNLKLTTLLNNRPFTLRHSKVKAIFRVFESIISNYRTIMKELDFTEIKTPKILGTATEGGANFFTFDYFGKKAFLAQSPQFYKQIGVGAFERVFEVGPVFRKEPHFTTRHMNEYISLDAEMGFISGVGDVMDEIEKTIKFVLEKTINKNKEDIKIFKVEFPSIPKEIPRIKLQEIKTIIKEKYGHKISDDDDIDPRGEELAGKYVKEKWNSDLVFLTHYPKKKRPFYTMPSKENLEETESFDLLFKGIEIATGSQRIHNPEMLKENIKKWKLNPKDFEFYMQTFEYGMPPHGGWALGAERIVYKLLGLSTVKEASLFPRDVKRLVP, from the coding sequence ATGAAAAGAATTTTAATAAAAGATACGCCCAAATTAAAGGGTAAAAAAGTAAAAGTTTGCGGCTGGATTAATTCTTGGCGGGATCATGGAAAGATTATTTTTATTGACCTAAGAGACAGAACTGGAATTTTGCAGGTTGTTTTTGCTGGAGAAAATTATAAGAAAGCAAAAGAATTACGTCCTGAATGGGTTGTTGAGATTAAGGGAATGGTTAAAGAAAGGCCTGAGAAAATGCAAAATAAGGGCTTAGGAACCGGCAAGATAGAAATGGAAGCCGAAAAATTAGAAATTATTTCAAAAGCCACAAAAGAACCACTGGTAGATTTAAGCCAAGAAGAACTAAACCTTAAATTAACTACATTGCTGAATAATCGTCCTTTTACTTTAAGACACAGTAAAGTAAAGGCTATTTTTAGGGTTTTTGAAAGTATTATTTCGAATTACAGAACGATAATGAAAGAGTTAGATTTTACCGAAATTAAAACGCCAAAAATTTTAGGGACTGCCACAGAAGGTGGAGCAAATTTTTTCACATTTGATTATTTTGGCAAAAAAGCATTTCTTGCTCAAAGTCCCCAGTTCTATAAGCAAATTGGCGTAGGTGCGTTTGAAAGAGTTTTTGAAGTGGGTCCTGTTTTTCGTAAAGAGCCACACTTTACAACAAGACATATGAATGAGTATATAAGTCTGGACGCGGAAATGGGTTTTATATCGGGCGTCGGGGACGTTATGGACGAAATCGAAAAAACGATTAAATTTGTTTTAGAAAAAACCATAAATAAAAATAAAGAAGATATTAAAATTTTTAAGGTTGAGTTTCCCAGCATTCCAAAAGAAATTCCGAGAATTAAATTGCAGGAAATAAAAACGATTATAAAAGAAAAATATGGACATAAAATTTCTGACGATGATGACATTGATCCAAGAGGAGAAGAATTGGCGGGTAAGTACGTTAAAGAAAAATGGAATTCTGATTTGGTTTTCTTAACCCATTATCCAAAGAAGAAAAGGCCCTTTTATACAATGCCCTCCAAGGAAAATTTAGAGGAGACGGAAAGCTTTGATTTGTTATTTAAGGGGATAGAAATTGCAACCGGTAGCCAGAGAATACATAATCCAGAGATGCTTAAAGAAAATATTAAAAAGTGGAAACTTAATCCAAAGGACTTCGAATTTTATATGCAGACCTTTGAATATGGTATGCCGCCGCACGGTGGATGGGCATTGGGAGCCGAGAGAATAGTTTATAAACTTCTTGGACTTTCTACAGTCAAAGAGGCTTCTTTGTTCCCACGCGATGTTAAAAGATTAGTTCCATAA
- a CDS encoding GreA/GreB family elongation factor, with product MEEKTYHLTSEGFQKYKEEFKKLKENLREKKLKLKELRDEIWKPEDLNPDYEIIESEIISAEIKLKELENILKNSKSIRKRNQKAAKITIGSRVITQTKKTTEKFIIVETIEANPSNGKISKESPVGKAFLGKKIGDIVIVSFPQKTTYKIKNIT from the coding sequence ATGGAAGAAAAAACATACCATCTTACTTCTGAAGGTTTTCAAAAATACAAAGAAGAATTTAAAAAACTAAAAGAAAACCTAAGAGAAAAAAAGTTAAAGCTAAAGGAATTAAGAGACGAAATTTGGAAACCCGAAGATTTAAATCCCGACTATGAAATTATAGAATCAGAAATAATATCTGCGGAAATAAAATTAAAAGAATTAGAAAATATCTTGAAAAATTCAAAAAGTATAAGAAAAAGAAATCAAAAAGCAGCAAAAATAACTATTGGCTCAAGGGTTATAACACAAACAAAAAAAACAACCGAAAAATTTATAATTGTAGAAACGATAGAGGCAAATCCTAGCAATGGTAAGATTTCTAAAGAATCTCCTGTTGGCAAAGCATTTCTTGGTAAAAAAATAGGAGATATCGTTATTGTAAGCTTCCCTCAAAAAACTACTTATAAAATAAAGAATATAACATAA
- a CDS encoding PEP-utilizing enzyme, whose protein sequence is MQNIIQGKVVVIKNDDDYYNIKEESILIAENTTPEVMVAIKKLKAIVTEIDNKLCHAAIIAREFQKPLLMGIDNTTNKFKTGERIVIDFQKKAIKKII, encoded by the coding sequence ATGCAAAATATTATTCAAGGCAAGGTTGTTGTAATAAAAAATGACGACGATTATTACAATATTAAAGAGGAATCAATTTTGATTGCAGAAAACACGACTCCAGAGGTTATGGTGGCTATTAAAAAGCTAAAAGCTATAGTTACAGAGATAGATAATAAACTTTGTCACGCAGCAATTATAGCAAGAGAGTTTCAAAAACCCCTTCTGATGGGCATCGATAATACTACAAATAAATTTAAAACAGGGGAAAGAATAGTTATAGATTTTCAAAAAAAGGCAATTAAAAAAATAATATGA
- the amrA gene encoding AmmeMemoRadiSam system protein A, whose protein sequence is MNKILTGLAKMAVENYIKEEKIIDIPENLPEKIKKEMAGVFVTIEKNGDLRGCVGTPIPTKKNIVEEIISNSISAATKDFRFGQIKEEELPKLSYTVYILEKLVKIVSTSELNPKEYGIIVKSLENPLKSGLLLPDLEEIKTKEEQVFFACHKAGINIKKEPIEIYKFKAKKYK, encoded by the coding sequence ATGAATAAAATATTGACAGGGCTTGCAAAAATGGCTGTAGAAAATTATATAAAAGAAGAAAAAATAATTGATATTCCTGAAAATTTGCCAGAAAAAATAAAAAAAGAAATGGCGGGAGTTTTTGTTACTATTGAAAAAAATGGTGATTTAAGGGGGTGTGTTGGTACGCCAATCCCCACCAAAAAAAATATTGTAGAAGAGATAATTTCAAATTCAATTTCTGCCGCAACAAAAGATTTTCGTTTTGGACAAATAAAAGAAGAAGAACTTCCTAAACTTTCTTATACTGTTTATATTTTAGAAAAGCTAGTTAAAATAGTTTCAACTTCGGAACTTAATCCTAAAGAATATGGAATTATCGTAAAATCTCTTGAAAATCCCCTAAAAAGCGGCTTACTTTTGCCAGACCTTGAAGAAATAAAAACCAAAGAAGAACAAGTTTTTTTTGCGTGCCATAAAGCAGGTATAAATATTAAAAAAGAACCAATAGAAATATATAAATTTAAAGCCAAAAAATATAAATAA
- a CDS encoding ribonuclease HI family protein has product MTQKIIINTDGGAIGNPGPAGIGVIIKDEGKEKKYSEKIGNATNNEAEYKALIFSLKKTKLLFGKKNVKNIELDCYLDSELLVKQLNGEYKIKEKDLQQLFIEVWNLKIDFKNVKFIHVPREQNKEADALVGQAIDKKQSKLI; this is encoded by the coding sequence ATGACTCAAAAAATTATAATAAACACAGATGGTGGTGCGATAGGAAACCCAGGCCCCGCAGGAATCGGGGTCATTATTAAGGACGAGGGAAAAGAAAAAAAATATTCAGAGAAAATTGGAAACGCGACAAATAATGAAGCAGAATATAAGGCCTTAATTTTTTCTTTAAAGAAAACAAAACTTCTCTTTGGAAAAAAGAACGTAAAAAATATCGAACTCGATTGTTATCTAGACAGTGAGCTTTTAGTGAAACAATTGAATGGCGAGTATAAAATTAAAGAGAAAGACTTACAGCAACTTTTTATAGAAGTTTGGAACTTGAAAATTGACTTTAAAAATGTTAAGTTTATTCACGTTCCACGAGAGCAAAATAAAGAAGCAGACGCTTTAGTGGGGCAAGCAATAGATAAGAAACAATCAAAATTAATATGA